A stretch of Eulemur rufifrons isolate Redbay chromosome 5, OSU_ERuf_1, whole genome shotgun sequence DNA encodes these proteins:
- the SLC14A1 gene encoding urea transporter 1, producing the protein MEDSPSMVKVDRGENQVSPCRRRRYLPKALGYVTGDMKEFANWLKDRPVILQFVDWILRGLSQVAFVSNPISGILILVGLLVQNPWWALTGCVATVVSTLTALLLSQDRSAIAAGLQGYNATLLGILIAVFSEKGNYFWWLLLPVSVMSMTCPVFSSALNSVLCKWDLPVFTLPFNMALSMYLSATGHYNPFFPVKLFAPITSVANISWPDLSALELLKSVPVGVGQIYGCDNPWTGGIFLCAILLSSPLMSLHAAIGSLLGTVAGLSLSAPFEDIYLGLWGFNSSLACIAIGGMFVALTWQTHLLALFCALFTAYLGVSMANVMAMVGLPACTWPFCLATLLFLLVTTRNPNIYRMPLSKLTYPEENRLFYLQTKKRMVESPL; encoded by the exons ATGGAGGACAGCCCCTCTATGGTGAAAGTGGACAGGGGTGAGAACCAGGTTTCACCGTGTCGAAGGAGAAGGTACCTCCCCAAGGCTCTGGGCTATGTTACTGGAGATATGAAGGAATTCGCCAACTGGCTTAAAG ACAGGCCTGTGATCCTCCAGTTTGTCGACTGGATTCTTCGGGGCTTATCCCAAGTGGCGTTTGTCAGCAACCCCATCAGTGGGATCCTCATTCTGGTGGGACTTCTGGTCCAGAACCCCTGGTGGGCTCTCACTGGCTGCGTGGCAACAGTGGTCTCCACCCTGACCGCCCTCCTGCTCAGCCAGGACAG GTCAGCAATTGCAGCTGGGCTCCAGGGCTACAATGCCACCCTGCTGGGAATACTCATAGCTGTCTTTTCAGAGAAGGGAAACTATTTCTGGTGGCTGTTACTCCCCGTATCTGTTATGTCCATGACTTG TCCAGTTTTCTCGAGCGCATTGAACTCTGTGCTGTGCAAATGGGACCTCCCTGTCTTCACCCTCCCCTTCAACATGGCATTGTCCATGTACCTCTCAGCCACGGGACATTACAATCCATTCTTTCCAGTCAAACTGTTCGCACCAATAACCTCAGTTGCGAATATCTCCTGGCCTGACCTCAGTGCCCTGGAG TTATTGAAATCTGTGCCAGTGGGGGTTGGTCAGATATATGGCTGTGACAATCCGTGGACAGGGGGCATTTTCCTGTGCGCCATCCTACTCTCCTCCCCGCTCATGTCCCTGCACGCTGCAATCGGGTcattgctgggcacagtggcag GACTCAGTCTCTCGGCTCCCTTTGAAGACATCTACTTAGGACTCTGGGGTTTCAACAGCTCTCTGGCCTGCATTGCAATTGGAGGAATGTTCGTGGCACTCACCTGGCAGACCCACCTCCTGGCTCTCTTCTGCG CCCTGTTCACTGCCTACCTCGGAGTCAGCATGGCAAACGTAATGGCTATG GTTGGATTGCCAGCTTGTACCTGGCCTTTCTGTTTGGCAACACTACTTTTCCTCTTGGTGACCACAAGAAACCCCAACATCTACAGGATGCCCCTCAGTAAACTCACTTATCCTGAAGAAAACCGCCTCTTCTACCTACAAACTAAGAAAAGGATGGTTGAAAGCCCTTTGTGA